One Sagittula stellata E-37 genomic window carries:
- a CDS encoding YgfZ/GcvT domain-containing protein — protein sequence MTQESRTVLRVHGAKAREFLQGLVTNDVARLEKGLVYAALLTPQGKYRADFFLVPDGEDVLIDVEVALAVSLMQALTMYKLRTPVEITETDVVVTRGTGTPPEGAFADPRDPRLGWRGYAGQPAGEADWDALRVAACVPRAGVELTPDTFILEAGFERLNGVDFKKGCYVGQEVTARMKHKTELRKGLARVAIDGHAPIGTKIVSNGKEAGTLFTQSGDSAIAYLRFDRAGDDMMAGDVHVSMAN from the coding sequence ATGACGCAAGAGAGCCGAACCGTCCTGAGGGTCCACGGCGCCAAGGCGCGGGAATTCCTTCAGGGACTGGTGACAAACGATGTGGCGCGGCTGGAAAAGGGGTTGGTCTATGCCGCCCTGCTGACGCCGCAGGGCAAATACCGCGCGGACTTCTTCCTTGTGCCGGATGGCGAGGACGTGCTGATCGACGTGGAGGTCGCGCTGGCCGTCAGCCTGATGCAGGCGCTGACCATGTACAAGCTACGCACGCCGGTGGAAATCACCGAGACGGACGTCGTGGTGACCCGCGGCACGGGCACCCCGCCCGAAGGCGCCTTTGCCGATCCGCGCGATCCCCGGCTGGGCTGGCGGGGCTATGCCGGACAACCCGCCGGAGAGGCCGACTGGGACGCGCTGCGCGTCGCCGCCTGCGTGCCGCGCGCCGGGGTGGAGCTGACCCCCGACACCTTCATCCTGGAAGCCGGGTTCGAGCGCCTGAACGGCGTCGATTTCAAGAAGGGCTGCTATGTCGGGCAGGAAGTGACCGCCCGGATGAAGCACAAGACCGAGCTGCGCAAGGGGCTGGCCCGGGTCGCCATAGACGGCCACGCGCCGATAGGCACGAAGATCGTCAGCAACGGCAAGGAGGCCGGTACGCTGTTCACCCAGTCGGGTGACTCGGCCATCGCCTACCTGCGCTTCGACCGCGCCGGAGACGACATGATGGCCGGCGATGTCCACGTTTCAATGGCCAACTAG
- a CDS encoding pyridoxal-phosphate-dependent aminotransferase family protein: protein MTLSQGRAHVAIPGPSVMPDAVLQAMHRPAPDIYSGDLHGMVDSLVPDLRYVAGTTGHVAMYICNGHGAWEASLSNVVAPGETVLVPACGRFGLGWAEVAGGLGIEVDLIDHGRQRPIDPELVRAALRADKGQKIKAVLAVHTDTSSSVRSDIAALRKVLDEEGHPALLMADCVASMACDEFHMDDWGADVAITGSQKGLMVPPGMAFVFFNDKAKAVRAAMPRVTNYWDWTRRAEPEMFYQYFGGTAPTHHLYGLRAALDMIRAEGMEAIWTRHARLAGALWAAVEHWGQDGPFKLNIADPAHRSHAVTAMAIGKGNADRLRKWSSEQAGVTLGVGLGVTDPDDPTASGYFRIGHMGHVNAHMMLGTLGVIETGLKVLNIPHTPGGVAQAAEALAAG from the coding sequence ATGACACTTTCACAGGGGCGTGCCCACGTTGCGATTCCCGGCCCTTCGGTGATGCCGGACGCGGTGCTGCAGGCGATGCACCGCCCGGCGCCCGACATCTATTCGGGCGACCTGCACGGCATGGTCGACAGCCTCGTGCCCGATCTGCGCTACGTGGCGGGGACGACGGGTCATGTCGCCATGTACATCTGCAACGGCCACGGCGCGTGGGAGGCATCGCTGTCGAACGTCGTGGCGCCGGGCGAAACCGTGCTGGTGCCCGCCTGCGGGCGCTTCGGCCTCGGCTGGGCCGAGGTGGCGGGCGGACTCGGCATCGAGGTCGACCTGATCGACCACGGCCGCCAGCGCCCCATCGACCCGGAGCTGGTCCGCGCCGCGCTGCGCGCCGACAAGGGCCAGAAGATCAAGGCGGTGCTGGCGGTGCACACCGATACCTCGTCCTCCGTCCGCTCCGACATCGCGGCGCTGCGCAAGGTGCTGGACGAGGAAGGGCACCCCGCGCTCCTGATGGCGGATTGCGTGGCCTCGATGGCCTGCGACGAATTCCACATGGACGACTGGGGCGCCGACGTGGCGATCACCGGTTCGCAGAAGGGTCTGATGGTGCCCCCGGGCATGGCCTTCGTGTTCTTCAACGACAAGGCCAAGGCGGTGCGCGCCGCCATGCCGCGCGTGACGAACTACTGGGACTGGACCCGGCGGGCCGAGCCGGAGATGTTCTACCAGTACTTCGGCGGCACCGCGCCCACGCACCACCTTTACGGCTTGCGCGCCGCGCTGGACATGATCCGCGCCGAGGGGATGGAGGCGATCTGGACCCGCCACGCCCGGCTGGCCGGCGCGCTCTGGGCCGCGGTGGAGCACTGGGGCCAGGACGGCCCCTTCAAGCTCAACATCGCCGATCCCGCACACCGCTCTCACGCGGTGACGGCCATGGCGATCGGCAAGGGCAACGCCGACCGGCTGCGCAAGTGGTCCTCGGAACAGGCGGGCGTGACGCTGGGCGTGGGCCTTGGCGTGACGGACCCGGACGACCCCACGGCCTCGGGCTATTTCCGCATCGGCCACATGGGCCACGTCAACGCGCACATGATGCTGGGCACGCTGGGCGTGATCGAAACCGGGCTGAAGGTCCTGAACATCCCGCACACGCCGGGCGGCGTGGCGCAGGCGGCAGAGGCGCTGGCGGCAGGCTGA
- the efp gene encoding elongation factor P, which translates to MPKINGNEIRPGNVLEHDGHLWAAVKVDHVKPGKGGAFAQVELKNLRNGSKLNERFRSADKVERVRLEQKDMQFLFESDGRLTFMDTETFEQVELDADILGERRPFLQDGMTIVVEFHDSEALNATLPQKVVCTIEETEPVVKGQTAANSFKPALLDNGVRVTVPPFVGTGEQIVVNTETMEYSERA; encoded by the coding sequence ATGCCCAAGATCAACGGTAACGAGATCCGTCCAGGCAATGTTCTAGAGCATGACGGCCATCTTTGGGCCGCTGTGAAGGTCGATCATGTAAAGCCCGGAAAGGGCGGCGCTTTCGCCCAAGTCGAGCTCAAGAACCTGCGTAACGGATCAAAACTGAACGAACGGTTCAGATCCGCGGACAAAGTCGAGCGTGTGCGCCTGGAACAGAAGGACATGCAGTTCCTGTTCGAGTCCGACGGCCGCCTGACCTTCATGGACACGGAAACCTTCGAGCAGGTCGAACTCGACGCCGACATCCTCGGCGAGCGTCGTCCGTTTCTGCAGGACGGCATGACCATCGTCGTGGAATTCCACGACTCCGAGGCGCTGAACGCCACGCTGCCGCAAAAGGTCGTCTGCACCATCGAAGAGACCGAGCCGGTGGTGAAAGGCCAGACAGCGGCCAACAGCTTCAAGCCCGCGCTGCTCGACAACGGCGTGCGCGTGACGGTGCCGCCGTTTGTCGGAACGGGCGAGCAGATCGTCGTGAACACCGAGACCATGGAGTATTCGGAACGCGCATAA
- a CDS encoding ABC transporter ATP-binding protein, whose translation MAIESSMTAGFAVMMEPLFDDVFSTDDRSALLRVGLIVLALFVFRAVSGVAQKVVLNRAAQSSMADIRQDLLEHLMRLDVAYHNEVGPGHLIQRVEGDVGAIAKVWSTVLTGAGRDALTFIWLFGVAMWTDWQWTLIALIGAPLMIAPGALLQRYVRNNARWVRNIAAGQSTRLNEVFHGITPVKLNQLETYQSKSYRKLAKKRILGETRSVAGQALMPALIDIMSGVGFFGILFFAGREIQDGGKTIGEFMTFFTAIGMMFDPLRRLGAMSGSWQVAAASIERVVEVMHTEPALKDPEHPVPAPTGTPRIDLRDVRLSYGDTTVLRGVTFSAEPGKTTALVGASGAGKSTIFHLLTRLVDPQEGAVTIGGTEVSAMRLADLRGMISTVSQEALLFDETLRANIVLDRNVTDEQLATALKAAHVQDFLPRLSDGLDTRVGPRGSTLSGGQRQRVAIARAVLRDTPILLLDEATSALDTQSEAIVQAALEELAVGRTTVVIAHRLSTVRSADKIVVMDAGRVVEEGTHDALLDKGGAYAALYKMQFETRKATDGADAEGDPVSGTA comes from the coding sequence ATGGCCATCGAAAGCTCCATGACGGCGGGCTTCGCGGTGATGATGGAGCCGCTCTTCGACGACGTCTTTTCGACCGACGACCGCAGCGCTCTGCTGCGTGTGGGGCTGATCGTCCTGGCGCTGTTCGTCTTCCGCGCGGTGTCTGGCGTGGCGCAGAAGGTCGTTCTGAACCGCGCCGCGCAAAGCAGCATGGCCGACATCCGGCAGGACCTGCTGGAACACCTGATGCGGCTCGACGTGGCCTATCACAACGAGGTCGGCCCCGGGCATCTGATCCAGCGTGTCGAAGGCGACGTGGGCGCCATCGCAAAGGTCTGGAGCACCGTGCTGACGGGCGCCGGACGCGACGCGCTGACCTTCATCTGGCTGTTCGGCGTGGCGATGTGGACGGACTGGCAATGGACGCTGATCGCGCTGATCGGGGCGCCGCTGATGATCGCGCCAGGCGCGCTGCTGCAACGCTACGTGCGCAACAACGCCCGCTGGGTGCGCAACATCGCCGCCGGGCAGTCGACGCGGCTGAACGAGGTCTTCCACGGCATCACCCCGGTGAAGCTGAACCAGCTCGAAACGTATCAGTCCAAGAGCTACCGCAAGCTGGCCAAGAAGCGCATCCTGGGCGAAACCCGGTCGGTCGCCGGACAGGCGCTGATGCCGGCGCTGATCGACATCATGTCGGGCGTGGGCTTCTTCGGCATCCTGTTCTTCGCGGGGCGCGAGATTCAGGACGGCGGCAAGACCATCGGCGAGTTCATGACGTTCTTCACCGCCATCGGCATGATGTTCGACCCGCTGCGCCGCCTTGGCGCGATGAGCGGATCGTGGCAGGTCGCCGCCGCCAGCATCGAGCGGGTGGTCGAGGTGATGCACACCGAACCCGCCCTGAAAGACCCCGAGCACCCGGTGCCCGCCCCCACCGGCACACCGCGCATCGACCTGCGCGACGTGCGCCTGTCCTACGGCGACACCACGGTGCTGCGCGGCGTGACGTTCAGTGCAGAGCCGGGCAAGACGACGGCGCTGGTCGGGGCCTCCGGCGCGGGCAAGTCCACCATCTTCCACCTGCTGACCCGGCTGGTCGATCCGCAGGAAGGCGCGGTCACCATCGGCGGGACCGAGGTTTCGGCCATGCGGCTGGCGGACCTGCGCGGCATGATCTCGACCGTGAGCCAGGAGGCGCTGCTGTTCGACGAGACGCTGCGCGCCAACATCGTGCTGGACCGCAACGTGACGGACGAGCAACTGGCCACCGCGTTGAAGGCCGCGCATGTGCAGGACTTCCTGCCGCGCCTGTCCGACGGGCTGGACACGCGGGTCGGCCCGCGCGGTTCGACGCTTTCGGGCGGTCAGCGACAGCGCGTGGCCATCGCCCGCGCCGTGCTGCGCGACACGCCGATCCTGCTGCTGGACGAGGCGACGAGCGCGCTGGACACCCAGTCGGAGGCCATCGTGCAGGCGGCGCTTGAGGAACTGGCGGTCGGGCGGACCACCGTCGTGATCGCCCACCGGCTGTCCACCGTGCGCAGCGCCGACAAGATCGTGGTCATGGACGCGGGACGGGTTGTCGAGGAAGGCACCCATGACGCGCTGCTGGATAAGGGCGGCGCCTATGCCGCGCTCTACAAGATGCAGTTCGAGACCCGCAAGGCCACGGATGGCGCCGACGCCGAGGGTGACCCGGTCAGCGGAACGGCCTGA
- a CDS encoding TolC family outer membrane protein, with translation MLSRLRATCVGGVAAIAVSVATATAGWAETLAETLTYTYIHSGVVEQNRALLRAADEDVAQALANLRPVLNWSGSVRRQYGTAGANNLTSRNITHDATVGLSAEIVLYAGGRNRLGVDVAKESVLAARADLLSAEQSILLRAAKAFLAIRESAQTLGLRQNNVRVIRQEVRAARDRFDVGEVTRTDVALAEARLAAAVAALAAAEGSLIQAGEEFHAVVGRDPGKLVTPTALPSLPSSVEDAKRQALQRHPDMHAAQYAVAVQELNILIAKGAMKPTVSLQGTYGVTEEFGNDDFSRGGSVSLQAGGPIYQGGALASAVRKAMAGRDQARANLHVVSLAIEQQVGVSYSALRVARANKTSFEEQVRAAQTAFRGVREEATLGARTTLDVLDAEQELLDARANLISAQIAEFSAAYDVLASLGLMTADALGLDVPHFDPAAYYNLVKKAPVTRSKQGKELDRVLRALGKD, from the coding sequence ATGCTGAGCAGACTTCGTGCGACATGTGTCGGAGGGGTGGCCGCGATTGCGGTTTCGGTCGCGACAGCCACCGCGGGTTGGGCCGAAACTCTGGCCGAGACACTCACCTACACCTACATACACAGCGGGGTTGTGGAGCAGAACCGCGCCCTGCTGCGCGCCGCCGACGAGGATGTGGCACAGGCGCTTGCGAACCTGCGTCCCGTCCTGAACTGGTCGGGGTCGGTGCGGCGCCAGTACGGCACCGCCGGTGCCAACAACCTGACGTCCCGCAACATCACCCACGACGCGACCGTCGGCCTCAGCGCCGAGATCGTGCTGTACGCAGGCGGCCGCAACCGGCTGGGCGTCGATGTCGCCAAGGAATCGGTCCTTGCCGCGCGGGCCGACCTGCTGTCCGCCGAACAAAGCATCCTTCTCAGGGCCGCCAAGGCCTTTCTCGCGATCCGCGAATCTGCCCAGACCCTCGGTCTCCGGCAGAACAACGTCCGCGTCATCCGCCAGGAAGTGCGCGCCGCGCGCGACCGGTTCGACGTGGGCGAGGTGACCCGCACCGACGTCGCGCTGGCAGAGGCACGGCTTGCCGCCGCCGTGGCCGCGCTGGCCGCCGCCGAAGGGTCGCTGATCCAGGCGGGCGAGGAATTCCACGCCGTTGTCGGGCGCGACCCCGGCAAACTCGTGACTCCGACGGCGCTGCCGTCTCTGCCGTCCAGCGTCGAGGACGCAAAGCGGCAGGCGTTGCAGCGGCACCCCGACATGCATGCCGCGCAGTACGCTGTGGCCGTGCAGGAACTGAACATCCTCATCGCGAAGGGTGCGATGAAGCCGACCGTCTCGTTGCAGGGCACCTACGGCGTGACGGAGGAATTCGGCAACGACGACTTCTCGCGCGGCGGGTCGGTGTCGCTGCAGGCCGGTGGGCCGATCTACCAGGGCGGGGCGCTGGCTTCGGCGGTGCGCAAGGCCATGGCCGGTCGCGACCAGGCGCGCGCCAACCTTCACGTGGTCAGCCTGGCCATCGAGCAGCAGGTCGGTGTCTCTTACAGTGCTCTGCGGGTCGCCCGCGCCAACAAGACCTCCTTCGAAGAGCAGGTCCGCGCCGCGCAGACCGCCTTCCGCGGTGTCCGAGAAGAGGCGACGCTGGGCGCACGCACCACGCTCGACGTGCTCGACGCCGAACAGGAGCTGCTGGACGCCCGTGCCAACCTGATCTCCGCACAGATCGCGGAATTCTCGGCGGCCTACGACGTTCTGGCGTCGCTCGGTCTGATGACGGCAGATGCGCTGGGGCTGGACGTGCCGCACTTCGATCCGGCGGCCTATTACAACCTCGTCAAGAAAGCGCCCGTGACGCGCAGCAAGCAGGGCAAGGAACTCGACCGTGTCCTTCGTGCCCTCGGAAAAGATTAG
- a CDS encoding pyridoxal phosphate-dependent aminotransferase — MRGPRYPAPIADLPATVPFVGPEALERQRGAPFRARLGANESVFGPSPFAIAAMQDEAVEIWKYADSSHLDLKGALAEQMGVTPANIVLGSGIDGLLGNFVRLLVAPGDAVVTSDGAYPTFNYHVAGYGGVLHKVPFAGDHEDPAALFAKAAEVDAKIVYLSNPDNPMGTFHKGSDIAAALDHLPDGCVLALDEAYIEFAPSGTTPDLDPEDPRVIRFRTFSKAHGMAGARIGYAVGAQGLIKSFDKIRNHFGMSRISLAGALAALQDKAWLGDVLRLVDDSKTRIARIAEANGLTALPSGTNFVAVDCRGDGAFARAVLAALAEDGVFVRMPFVPPQDRCIRITAGRPEDMDVLEQALPKALAKARAA, encoded by the coding sequence ATGAGAGGACCCCGTTACCCCGCCCCGATCGCCGATCTTCCCGCAACCGTACCGTTTGTCGGCCCCGAAGCGCTGGAACGCCAGCGCGGTGCGCCGTTCCGCGCACGGCTGGGCGCCAATGAAAGCGTGTTCGGCCCCTCGCCCTTCGCCATCGCGGCGATGCAGGACGAGGCGGTGGAGATCTGGAAATACGCCGACTCGAGCCATCTGGACCTGAAGGGCGCGCTGGCCGAGCAGATGGGGGTGACGCCGGCCAATATCGTTCTGGGGTCCGGGATCGACGGGCTCCTGGGGAACTTCGTGCGCCTGCTGGTGGCGCCGGGCGACGCGGTGGTCACGTCCGACGGCGCCTATCCGACGTTCAACTATCATGTGGCGGGCTATGGCGGCGTGCTGCACAAGGTGCCGTTCGCAGGCGACCACGAAGATCCGGCGGCGCTGTTCGCCAAGGCGGCCGAGGTCGACGCAAAGATCGTCTACCTCTCGAACCCCGACAACCCGATGGGCACCTTCCACAAGGGCAGCGACATCGCCGCTGCGCTGGATCACCTGCCGGACGGCTGCGTGCTGGCGCTGGACGAGGCCTATATCGAGTTCGCACCGAGCGGCACCACGCCCGATCTGGACCCCGAGGACCCGCGCGTGATTCGCTTCCGCACCTTCTCGAAGGCGCATGGCATGGCCGGGGCGCGCATCGGCTACGCCGTGGGCGCGCAGGGGCTGATCAAGTCCTTCGACAAGATCCGCAACCACTTCGGCATGTCGCGCATCTCGCTCGCGGGCGCGTTGGCCGCGCTGCAGGACAAGGCGTGGCTGGGCGACGTGCTGCGGCTGGTCGACGACTCGAAGACCCGCATCGCCCGTATCGCCGAGGCCAACGGGCTGACCGCCCTGCCCTCCGGCACGAACTTCGTCGCGGTGGACTGCCGTGGCGACGGCGCCTTCGCCCGCGCCGTGCTGGCCGCGCTGGCCGAGGACGGCGTGTTCGTCCGCATGCCCTTCGTGCCGCCGCAGGACCGCTGCATCCGCATCACCGCCGGGCGGCCCGAGGACATGGACGTCCTCGAACAGGCCCTTCCCAAGGCACTGGCAAAGGCGCGCGCCGCGTAA
- a CDS encoding TIGR04283 family arsenosugar biosynthesis glycosyltransferase, which yields MRAPITVLMPTLDAAAHMPRALASLGEGLTQGLIRELVVSDGGSTDATLDIADAAGAVIVTGPASRGGQLRRGAAEARADWLMVLHADTILEEGWNRPVAEAIRARQAGYFTLRFDARGLAPRVVAGWANLRARTFGLPYGDQGLLLPLSLYHEAGGYPDIPLMEDVALARALRGRLKPLDVTATTSAERYRKQGWIVRGGRNLSTLTRYLAGADPETLARRYRS from the coding sequence ATGCGCGCTCCGATCACCGTTCTGATGCCGACACTCGACGCGGCGGCCCATATGCCGCGCGCGCTGGCGTCGCTGGGCGAAGGGCTGACCCAGGGGCTGATCCGCGAACTGGTGGTCAGCGACGGCGGCTCGACCGATGCGACGCTCGACATCGCCGACGCGGCGGGGGCCGTGATCGTGACCGGACCGGCCTCGCGTGGCGGGCAGTTGCGCCGTGGGGCGGCAGAGGCGCGGGCCGACTGGCTGATGGTGCTGCACGCCGACACGATCCTGGAGGAGGGCTGGAACCGCCCCGTGGCCGAGGCCATCCGCGCCCGGCAGGCGGGCTATTTCACGCTGCGCTTCGACGCCCGTGGCCTCGCGCCGCGCGTCGTCGCCGGCTGGGCCAACCTGCGCGCCCGGACCTTCGGGCTGCCCTACGGCGACCAGGGTCTGCTGCTGCCCTTGTCGCTTTACCACGAGGCCGGGGGCTATCCGGATATCCCGCTGATGGAGGACGTGGCCCTCGCCCGGGCCCTGCGCGGACGGCTGAAACCGCTGGACGTCACAGCCACCACATCGGCCGAGCGTTACCGCAAGCAGGGCTGGATCGTGCGCGGCGGACGCAACCTCTCGACGCTGACCCGCTACCTCGCCGGGGCCGACCCGGAAACGCTGGCGCGCCGCTACCGGAGCTGA
- a CDS encoding fructosamine kinase family protein yields MISGPYLAAALETPVTAIRHLHGGDLSEVACVDLADGRRMAVKVGAHVGVEARMLQAMDRSGAPVPRVLFQGRDVLCLEWLEEGPATEDGWHALGRGLRRLHATTGDDTGWPEGYAFGALRLDMAPRPDWPSFWCEARLLPLLPHLPGPVARRVETLASALPDRLEDVTPVLLHGDLWTGNAVFSGDRAWMIDPACYFGDPEVDLAMLHLFGKPDHAFHDGYGALRKGHEARRPIYQLFPALVHLHLFGGSYYGLVERLLTAARV; encoded by the coding sequence GTGATCTCCGGCCCCTACCTTGCCGCGGCGCTGGAGACCCCGGTGACGGCGATCCGACACTTGCACGGCGGCGACCTGTCCGAGGTGGCCTGCGTGGATCTGGCCGATGGCCGCCGCATGGCGGTGAAGGTCGGCGCCCACGTGGGGGTCGAGGCGCGGATGCTGCAGGCCATGGACCGCAGCGGCGCGCCGGTGCCGCGCGTGCTTTTCCAGGGCCGCGATGTGCTTTGCCTCGAATGGCTGGAGGAAGGCCCCGCCACCGAAGACGGCTGGCACGCGCTGGGTCGGGGCCTGCGGCGGCTGCACGCGACAACGGGCGACGACACCGGGTGGCCCGAGGGCTACGCCTTTGGCGCGCTGCGGCTCGACATGGCGCCCCGCCCGGACTGGCCCTCCTTCTGGTGCGAGGCGCGGCTGCTGCCGCTTCTGCCGCACCTGCCCGGCCCCGTAGCCCGACGGGTCGAAACGCTGGCCTCAGCCCTGCCCGACCGGCTGGAGGACGTGACGCCCGTGCTGTTGCATGGCGATCTGTGGACGGGCAACGCGGTGTTCTCCGGCGACCGGGCGTGGATGATCGACCCGGCCTGCTACTTCGGCGATCCGGAGGTGGACCTGGCCATGCTGCACCTGTTCGGCAAGCCGGACCACGCCTTCCATGACGGCTATGGCGCGCTGCGCAAAGGACACGAAGCGCGCCGTCCGATCTACCAGCTGTTCCCCGCGCTGGTGCACCTGCACCTTTTCGGCGGCAGCTACTACGGGCTGGTGGAACGCCTGCTGACGGCGGCCCGCGTCTAG
- a CDS encoding GNAT family N-acetyltransferase produces MITEATQSDLGGLVPLFRSLNDLHAVHVPDRFHDAASDADLHDVLQGAWQGGSRFLVYRTEGVARGYLKWQMMPVGVAALERPRRIALLDHIWVEPIWRRRGLASRLIDRFEQDSARAGAQGWTVRVHAFNAASAALMRRHGAELSVQAFDKYAAPVRASAPTSA; encoded by the coding sequence ATGATTACCGAAGCCACGCAGAGCGACCTGGGCGGGCTTGTGCCGCTCTTTCGGTCCCTGAACGATCTGCACGCGGTCCACGTGCCCGACCGTTTCCACGATGCCGCCAGCGACGCCGATCTGCACGACGTGCTGCAGGGCGCATGGCAGGGCGGTAGCCGCTTCCTCGTCTACCGCACTGAAGGCGTGGCCCGGGGCTACCTCAAATGGCAGATGATGCCCGTGGGGGTCGCCGCGCTGGAACGGCCCCGCCGCATTGCGCTTCTGGATCACATCTGGGTGGAACCGATCTGGCGGCGCCGGGGGCTGGCCTCGCGCCTGATCGACCGGTTCGAACAGGACAGCGCCCGGGCAGGGGCGCAGGGCTGGACGGTGCGGGTGCACGCCTTCAACGCCGCCTCCGCCGCGCTCATGCGGCGCCATGGGGCGGAGCTGTCGGTGCAGGCCTTCGACAAATACGCCGCGCCCGTCCGGGCCAGTGCCCCGACCAGTGCCTAG
- a CDS encoding tyrosine-protein phosphatase yields the protein MLARLRDKLDKAERRLRYSFGTDITDPKARRWSKLHFHLFDHAFLRVLWTNFFEIAPGVYRSNQPTHGRFERYAKMGIRTVINLRGPDVRAQYLFERESCETLGLTLVDAKLWARTAAPRSKIEAVIDALRAAEKPVMFHCKSGADRAGFVAAMYLLIFEDAPLEVAQKQLGLKYIHLDFTKTGVQDYILRVYGARLALGQIGFEEWIRHEYRASALQEGWEARRAEAEVAAQLMAERDA from the coding sequence ATGCTGGCACGACTGCGCGACAAACTGGACAAGGCGGAACGTCGCCTGCGCTATTCCTTCGGCACCGACATCACGGATCCGAAGGCACGGCGCTGGTCGAAGCTGCATTTCCACCTGTTCGACCATGCCTTTCTGCGCGTCCTGTGGACCAATTTCTTCGAGATCGCGCCGGGCGTCTATCGCTCGAACCAGCCTACGCATGGCCGGTTCGAACGCTATGCGAAGATGGGCATCCGGACGGTCATCAACCTGCGCGGCCCGGACGTTCGGGCGCAATACCTGTTCGAGCGGGAAAGCTGCGAGACCCTCGGCCTGACGCTGGTCGATGCAAAGCTCTGGGCCCGCACCGCCGCCCCGCGCAGCAAGATCGAGGCGGTGATCGACGCCCTGCGCGCCGCCGAAAAGCCCGTGATGTTCCACTGCAAGTCCGGCGCGGATCGCGCGGGCTTCGTCGCGGCGATGTATCTGCTGATCTTCGAGGACGCGCCGCTTGAGGTCGCGCAGAAGCAGCTTGGTCTGAAGTACATCCACCTCGATTTCACCAAGACCGGCGTGCAGGACTATATCCTGCGGGTCTATGGCGCGCGGCTTGCGCTGGGGCAGATCGGCTTCGAGGAGTGGATCCGCCACGAATACCGCGCCAGCGCCCTGCAAGAGGGCTGGGAGGCGCGCCGCGCCGAGGCGGAGGTGGCAGCCCAGCTCATGGCGGAGCGCGACGCGTGA
- a CDS encoding DUF6280 family protein: MKDFVDGTAFNAEQGNRARKLFAAVVLAALDDAIADDKKYGNGPEQIARWARSRDGREVLSCAGIDPNERVVNGLMEFVSKGVRTSVALSREESERRHAAQQAEAA, encoded by the coding sequence ATGAAGGATTTCGTTGACGGCACTGCATTCAATGCCGAGCAAGGCAACCGTGCCCGCAAACTGTTTGCGGCCGTGGTTCTGGCCGCTCTGGATGATGCAATTGCCGATGACAAGAAGTATGGCAACGGGCCGGAGCAGATCGCCCGTTGGGCACGTTCGCGCGATGGCCGCGAAGTTCTGTCCTGTGCCGGGATCGACCCGAACGAGCGTGTCGTGAACGGTTTGATGGAGTTCGTCTCGAAGGGCGTTCGTACGTCCGTCGCACTGTCGCGCGAAGAAAGCGAGCGTCGTCATGCCGCTCAGCAGGCCGAAGCCGCCTGA
- a CDS encoding NAD(P)-dependent oxidoreductase → MKLLVLGASRGTGLKVVEAALAAGHTVRAMSRSAGRMAPRDGLEPVAGDATNPTDLGPALEGVDAVVMALGIKESVAMLWRRVTLFSDATRALVPLMEAKGVRRLVAITGIGAGDSVSALSAPERLGHRFLLSEPYKDKTRQEEIIRASSLDWTLVRPTILTANRACHDVDVMVAPDTWRMGVISRADVAEYVVRCLDDPESYGTAPVLARRVTYPGRSPGQKAGAV, encoded by the coding sequence ATGAAACTGCTTGTGCTGGGGGCCAGCCGGGGAACCGGGCTGAAGGTGGTGGAGGCCGCGCTGGCGGCGGGTCACACGGTGCGCGCGATGTCGCGCTCGGCCGGGAGGATGGCCCCGCGCGACGGGCTGGAACCGGTGGCCGGCGACGCCACGAACCCGACCGATCTGGGCCCCGCGCTGGAGGGGGTCGATGCGGTGGTGATGGCGCTGGGTATCAAGGAGAGCGTCGCGATGTTGTGGCGGCGGGTGACGCTGTTCTCCGACGCGACGCGGGCGCTGGTTCCGCTGATGGAGGCGAAGGGCGTCCGGCGGCTGGTGGCGATCACGGGCATCGGCGCGGGCGACAGCGTGTCGGCACTTTCGGCGCCGGAGCGGCTGGGCCACCGGTTCCTGCTGTCGGAGCCCTACAAGGACAAGACCCGGCAGGAAGAGATCATCCGTGCCTCGTCGCTGGACTGGACGCTGGTGCGGCCGACGATCCTGACGGCCAACCGCGCTTGCCACGACGTCGACGTGATGGTCGCGCCCGACACGTGGCGGATGGGCGTCATCAGCCGGGCCGACGTGGCGGAGTACGTGGTCCGCTGCCTTGACGATCCCGAGAGTTACGGCACCGCGCCGGTGCTGGCGCGACGGGTGACCTATCCGGGAAGGTCCCCGGGACAAAAGGCTGGCGCAGTCTGA